AGTAATAAATGTAGGAGGTACTTTCCAGCTTACAACAAAAGAAGATGCATTATTTGCAGGAGCGAATGTAACGGCAGATAAAATAAACTTTGATATAGGACGAGATTTAAGTATAATATCATTACAGGATGAATCTAAGTCAGAAGGAAAGAATTGGGGAGCAGGTTTAGGTTATAGCGAAAAAGACCCGACAACAAATAAAACCCAGATAGGAAGTATAACAGGAAATTTAAGTTATGGACAAAATAACTCAGAAAGTAAATGGGTAAGTAATCAAACAAGTATAATAGCCAATAATGGTGGTACAATATTAGTAGATGGAACATTAACAAATGTGGCATCAGTAATAGGAAGCCTTAACAGTGATAGCAAATTAAGTATAGACGCAAACAAAGTAGTAGTATCTAATCTTGAGGATTATAACAGGGGAGAAAATGCAGGAGTTAATGTAGGAGGAATAGGCTTAAATAATAATGCACTTATAGGACAGACAGGTGTACAATATGGAAGTCACGACAAGGAGCAGAGCAGTAATGCCACTTTTGTAAATACAGAAGTAACAGAAGCAGGGAAGAAACTAAATCTTGAAGAAATGGGAATAAATACAGACATAAATAAGGCACAGGTGGTAACAAAAGATGAAGTGGTAGAACAGATAGATACAAACTTACATACTGACTTATTAAATACAGCAACAAGACAACAGTTTGTGGAGGATACAAGAAAAGCAGGTCATGGAATACTTGATATAATAGATTCTGTTGGAAGAGATAATTTAAATTATGAAGAAGCCAGAACAGATAGATATGGACAATATTATATAGAGAAAAATCCTCAAATGATGGAATTTATGAAAGACCCAGACAGTAAGAGTGCATCAGAGATAGAGCAGATGACAAAAGATTATATAAAGTATATGACAGGTATGGACGTAGAAGTAGTAATAGTAGCTACGGGAGAAGGTTCTGGATACATAAGAGGAGATCAAGCTGGTGAAGGAAAAAATAATGTTTTTATATTAGATGTTACAGATTTAGGAAGTGGAAATATAAGTGTAGCGGAGATATATGGACATGAGCCTAACCATGTGGATGATCATAGAAGAGGAAGAGATGCTGGGGATGAAGTTACTTCTGGAGCAGCAGGAGACAGATTAAGTGAGATATTAGGAGAAAATGGGAAAAGCAGTAAGTTTGATATAGGAAACTGGATAAATAATCCAGAAAATTTATTAGCTTTAGCAAATGGGACAAATACATTAAATACAGAATATGATGGTTATAATGTGGAGAAAATGGGATGCTATCCTGTAAATGCACCAAAATGTAATCCTACTATAAATCCTAATAAATTAATAACAGATGATGAGATAAAAGCTAAAAGAGAAATAGCAAAAGCTCAAAATGAAATAGAAAAAACAATGAAACTTCTAGAAGAAACAAATAAGAAAACTCAAAAAGAAAATAAAAAAAATCAGGAAAAAGATAAAAATTTAAATATTGCAGTATCAAATATAAAAGATAGAGTACCTGAAAAAACAGAAGCAGAAATATTAAAAGAATTAAATAATTGGGGAGTAGAGCCAGTTTCAGATGGAAGAATAAAAATATATTCAGATGGGCAGTACTTATTTAGCGTTGATGACTATGACAATGCATTGAATGCTTTTTGGGCATTAAGTGGTTCAGAAGGCTTAGGGATGACTTCTGGAGGGTCTTTGTCTTTACAAGAAATAGTTCATACAAAAGGACCAGGTAATTTTTCATTAGATTTTACAGGAGGAGCAATTAGTTTAGAGGTTCAGGCAGTATTAACTGGAGAAGCTATGCAGCAACAAAATGCAAATAATAAACTGCAAGAATTAAAGAATTTAAATAAGCCTTCCCAAAATAACAAAATTATAGAAGAGCTTAATAATAAAAATTCTAAAGAAATTTTATATGAGAATGGTGGTAAGTTACAAGAGCCTTACGATGGACCACGTCAAAAGCCAACTTTAGTAGATGGAAAATATAAAGATGCAAAAACGAATTATACTATTAAAGGAGAATATACATATGTAATTGATGCAGAAGGAAATTTACAAATGGCTAAATCATCTAAACTAGGAATAATAGATGGAGGGCATACAAGTTTAAGCAATGGAAAACCTGTAAAATACGCTGGAACAATGAAATTTAATAGTAAAGGACAATTAGAGAGTTGGACAAATGGTTCAGGACATTATGAACCAAATGCATCGCAGGCTCCTGAAATATCTAAAATATTTGAATCTATTGGAATTCCTGATGCTAAGATGGATAATTTTATACCTTTTATACCAGAAGCATCTGGAGTAAAATAAATTAGTTATTTTAATATAATCTATGAAAATAAATCTTTATCAAGAGATTCTTTTTTGTGAAATTTAAAGTAAGAAGGATGGTATTTATGGATATAATTACTAAATTAAAAATTTTATTAGATACTAGTATCGTATCAATGGATGATGAAAAATATTTTGATTTAGTCGATAGTTTAGGAACTTCTAATGAGAATCAAGAAAAATTTATTAATTACATATTGCATAATGATTTAAGTGTTGAAAATGAGTATAAAGTTTTTATGTTATTAAGAGAAGTGTATGGATTTGAAGATGAATATGATATAGAGTTAGGTAAATTATACAATTGGGTGTTAAAAATAATGTTTAAAAAAGAATTTTATGATTATT
The genomic region above belongs to Sebaldella sp. S0638 and contains:
- a CDS encoding hemagglutinin repeat-containing protein is translated as MSGGGASAGVTYSSTSLENTRNSTTVAVSSLMSEGSTVLDAGNRIRTEAMQANVGENLVIRGVNGVELLDAQEVYEEKVKQKSTSIGLSVSVGSTVTSFIDQANGMYENKDKYGTGNMSQILNSAGDGFTLFRSGVSAFNDAQSIYDSVVSGIHPANGLAGITANVSLSYSQSSYESNTKSSTSVAGTINVGKNFILQSDGNVTMVNQKVNVGENFVVDAKNFEARAGENTYSNNTKSSSSGGSVGYDVAQNTMTGGINVSGGKSNTDSKYYDNTVINVGGTFQLTTKEDALFAGANVTADKINFDIGRDLSIISLQDESKSEGKNWGAGLGYSEKDPTTNKTQIGSITGNLSYGQNNSESKWVSNQTSIIANNGGTILVDGTLTNVASVIGSLNSDSKLSIDANKVVVSNLEDYNRGENAGVNVGGIGLNNNALIGQTGVQYGSHDKEQSSNATFVNTEVTEAGKKLNLEEMGINTDINKAQVVTKDEVVEQIDTNLHTDLLNTATRQQFVEDTRKAGHGILDIIDSVGRDNLNYEEARTDRYGQYYIEKNPQMMEFMKDPDSKSASEIEQMTKDYIKYMTGMDVEVVIVATGEGSGYIRGDQAGEGKNNVFILDVTDLGSGNISVAEIYGHEPNHVDDHRRGRDAGDEVTSGAAGDRLSEILGENGKSSKFDIGNWINNPENLLALANGTNTLNTEYDGYNVEKMGCYPVNAPKCNPTINPNKLITDDEIKAKREIAKAQNEIEKTMKLLEETNKKTQKENKKNQEKDKNLNIAVSNIKDRVPEKTEAEILKELNNWGVEPVSDGRIKIYSDGQYLFSVDDYDNALNAFWALSGSEGLGMTSGGSLSLQEIVHTKGPGNFSLDFTGGAISLEVQAVLTGEAMQQQNANNKLQELKNLNKPSQNNKIIEELNNKNSKEILYENGGKLQEPYDGPRQKPTLVDGKYKDAKTNYTIKGEYTYVIDAEGNLQMAKSSKLGIIDGGHTSLSNGKPVKYAGTMKFNSKGQLESWTNGSGHYEPNASQAPEISKIFESIGIPDAKMDNFIPFIPEASGVK